The proteins below are encoded in one region of Syngnathus acus chromosome 2, fSynAcu1.2, whole genome shotgun sequence:
- the LOC119118789 gene encoding amphoterin-induced protein 3-like, whose product MIARINRIILILVLLCLLPPSKETCPSMCLCTSDTVSCSSSGLTKIPKSLPSFANTLDLSHNQMSWLGPGSFSRMSRLENLWMAHNQISSLANGAFENASSLRYLDLSSNKLQTVEQHYFEGLWRLEQLILFNNKITKVEAGTLMGLSSLKKAYFSLNRITHFPFFSIQDHSHPFLAMLDLSSNLMTHLPWQDVKALPRSVQRGLYLHNNSLICDCSMYSMFWHWNLRGYASLREFTDEHTCTIYGEPRASIRFLRQNRFFNNCSVEKAVSLPVTVLLSKVLVSEGQRLRLDCQTSLSSANLSFTWFSPSQGYITQYNIDDTLMSMFANGTLEIRAAKVNDSGLYVCTAVDGKEALNATREINVTVLLPEVGSFSTGYTTLLGCAVTMVLILVYLYLTPCRCSCCKQPNPPVIPVATYEPENSMPVFSSCTADRGKSHLNKHVAFMQPMLSEEEPEWTHES is encoded by the coding sequence ATGATTGCCAGAATCAATCGCATCATCCTCATCCTGGTGCTCCTCTGCCTCCTCCCCCCAAGTAAGGAGACCTGCCCTTCTATGTGTCTTTGCACGTCCGACACAGTCAGCTGCAGCTCCAGCGGTCTCACCAAGATACCCAAGTCACTGCCCTCGTTCGCCAACACGCTTGATCTCAGTCATAACCAAATGTCCTGGCTGGGTCCAGGCAGCTTCAGCAGAATGTCCAGACTGGAAAACCTTTGGATGGCCCACAACCAGATCAGCAGCCTGGCCAACGGGGCATTTGAGAATGCCTCGAGCCTACGATATCTTGACCTGTCCTCCAACAAGCTCCAAACGGTGGAGCAGCACTATTTTGAGGGACTGTGGAGGCTGGAGCAGCTCATTCTCTTTAACAATAAAATCACAAAGGTAGAAGCCGGCACGCTGATGGGTCTGAGCAGCTTGAAAAAGGCGTACTTCAGCCTCAACCGGATCACGCACTTCCCCTTCTTCTCCATCCAAGACCATAGTCACCCCTTTCTGGCCATGCTGGATCTCTCATCCAACCTTATGACTCATCTGCCATGGCAAGATGTGAAAGCATTGCCCAGGTCGGTGCAGCGGGGGCTCTACCTTCACAACAACTCCCTTATTTGCGACTGCTCCATGTACAGCATGTTCTGGCACTGGAATCTCCGAGGGTACGCCTCCCTGAGGGAATTCACAGACGAACACACTTGCACCATCTATGGGGAACCCCGAGCATCTATCCGGTTCCTTCGACAAAATCGCTTTTTCAACAACTGCAGCGTTGAAAAAGCCGTGTCGCTTCCGGTGACCGTGCTCCTCTCCAAGGTTTTGGTTTCCGAGGGTCAACGGCTGCGTCTGGACTGCCAAACATCCTTGAGTAGCGCCAATCTCTCATTTACATGGTTTTCGCCCAGCCAGGGCTACATCACTCAGTACAACATTGATGACACACTCATGAGCATGTTTGCCAATGGTACTTTGGAGATCCGAGCAGCCAAGGTCAACGACTCAGGCCTGTATGTGTGTACAGCAGTGGATGGTAAAGAGGCCCTGAACGCAACCAGAGAAATAAACGTGACGGTGCTCTTGCCTGAAGTGGGGTCCTTCAGCACGGGTTACACAACGTTGCTGGGCTGTGCGGTGACGATGGTCCTCATCCTCGTATACCTCTACCTTACCCCGTGCCGATGCAGCTGCTGCAAGCAGCCCAACCCTCCGGTCATCCCCGTTGCAACATACGAACCGGAGAATTCAATGCCCGTTTTCTCCTCTTGCACAGCAGACAGAGGGAAAAGCCACCTTAACAAGCATGTGGCGTTCATGCAGCCGATGCTGAGTGAAGAAGAGCCTGAATGGACACATGAAAGCTGA